GCTAGAAGAGGTGTACATCAGAGTATGTAGCATATCGTATACTTCAGTTTGTTAACGCTTTTCAGGATTGTCACTGAGGAAGGCCACGGAAATACTGTCTTGATAAGTTAGTAGAAACCATGTTACTTTTGCTAATATGGATTATCTCTTTTATATCTTGATTAAATGTCAATAAATCGAGGATATTGCTAACACATGGATTATAACAGTAGGGGGCTGGCTATCCAAATTTTATCTTGTATCATTTTTGTATCGGACTTAACGAGCCTGTAAATTGAATCGGGTTTTGTAAATCTTGCAATTCAATAGTAGTACGGATGAAATTTGTTTCAACCATTAATGAACGAGAGATTCAATTTGGTAACGATATTAATACCGGTTAATGCATAAAACTGTAGATGGAATTATCCAAATTGATATTATCTCCCTTTTTTCCGGCTTGATGTGTTGTTAAATACTAAATTATTCTAATTAAGCAAGAAACCTAGTGAAGTACAATGGTTGAGGTTATACAGGGTTTAGTCAGAGCTGTTATAAATATACATAAAAATAATTAATGAGATCCTTGAATACTAACGACCAAAAGTACATGAACTAAGTAGTTTTTTAATATACCATTAATTAAAAGAAGATGTATGAATCATGATACTAAATTAAATGAAAATAACCTTATTACAAATACCAATGACAATAATTATTATAAACGCCAATTAGTGGAAACTTATGTTGATGCTTTTGCTTCTTCGATCAAATTTTATTCTAGAGTTTATGGCGCGTTTATTGAGGCCTTTTCTGTGCCATTTACTGATGCGAGAGAAGATCTAAAAGAAATAAAAAAGGAAGCTATAGTTGGTAATGCCTTGATGTTTACTAGCTATGATAAACAACAAGAAATCTACGATATATCTGAAAAAATAATACTTTCTAAAATACGTAATAAATTTGATACAAACTTTAGAGATAAAGCATTTGTGGCATCTCTTTCAGAATTTATTAAAAGCTATTGCGACATTGCGAAAATTACAGGAGCTGGATTGATATATCAATACTTCTCCAATGTAAACTCCTTTTGGAACAATGAATTTATCGAGCCTTTGAGAGATGTAATATATAGAACCCCATGTCACAAGATCCACTCTGAAAACAAATATTCTCTGTTTCATTATGATTTGCCTCAAGAAAATAATCATAGACAAAAAAATGATGAACATGAGATTGTCAAAAAGGGGATGTCAAGTACAAAACTAGCATCTGGTGGATTTACTACTCCTGTTTCTACACCTCTACTGATTATCTATGCGTTTATTAACAGAAATTACATTCTCGACCTTCTTCCCGATTCGAGTATCGTTAGAAATTTTCAAAAACAAGGCTTTGATGTCTATACTACAGATTGGGGAACTCCAAGTGCATATGATAAGGAACTAACTGTGGGGCATTATGTGAACCACTATCTTACCGACGCAATAGATCACATATTGGAGCATTCAAATTCTGAAAAGGTTTCATTATTGGGTTATTGTTGGGGAGGTGACCTGGCTCTTATGTTGGCAGCACTACATCCTGAAAAAATAAAGAACATAGTGACTTTTGCAACACCAGGTGATTTTAGTGTTGATAATAATCTCTTAAGCGTGTGGACAAAAAGCATAAACGCCAATTCTATTGTAGATACATTCGGTAATACTCCTAGTTGGTTTATTAATAGTTCATTTTTGCTCAGGAGCCCAATAGATTTTCTGCACAAATATCCTCACTTTTTCTTTGAGGGAAAACCTAAAGACATAGATTCCCTGATCCAATTCTTCGCTACAGAGACTTGGCTTTATGATAGTCCTCCTATAATAGGTGAGATATACAAGCAATTTGTAAATGACTGTTACAAGAAAAATCTGCTAATAAAAAATGAAATGATAATAGGGAAAAATGATAAGATTGATTTGAGTAAAATTAAACAACCTTACTTAAATGTAATTGCGAAGAGGGATGATTTGGTTGATCCCTCATCAAGTAGGGCGATTAATAATGCAATAGGAAGTGTAGACAAATCAACCATAGAATTCAATTCAGGTCATGTTGGTGCTTGTATAAGTTCTAGAGCACATGAACAGTTGTGGCCTAAGGTAGGCGACTGGTTAAAAAGCAGATAATGACAAACAATTACCATTTTCTTAGTTCCTGCTTGCGATAAACTTAGAGATTTCAATTCAAGGGGATATTTTAGCATATTTTAGAATTATTGCTATCCCTATTCAATGCATTATAACTTGTTCTACAAAACAGTCAAAAAGCAGTTATATATATTATCATTTATTGTTATTGATATGCAATTTATAATATTATCTATTATAATACTATTTGGCGCAGGTGTTTTATTACAAAATGACAAAGAGGTACTGAGTCAGCCTTATCAAATTGTAAATGAAATTGCGGATCACAACCTCAATAAGTTAGTAACGAATTCTTTAAATTTATCCGCTCCAGTATATCAGGCATACTCTGGGATCTTCCTGGGAACTAAAAATTTATCATCCGGCCCTTCTTTAATAAGTGAAGATCATGCAATTGAAAAAGCAGTTCTGAAAAACGTAGGCAATGTAACCAATAATATGACCTTTATAAATACTCATTTACCAGATGGTACAATTCAGAGCGCAGCCAAGGGGGTGATTACATCTGAAGATGGACAAAGCATTAGTTGGATTTCCTCAGACATTGGAATTATTAATGACCAAGGTGAGTTGTTCCATGGAATTGTCCAATTTGAAATTACAAATAGTTCAAGTTTCTCATTTCTAAATAATGCTACAGGTATAGACACACAGACTCCAGACATTAAGAGGACAATTTGGTTAGTTGAGAAGTAAAATAAAGCGGAGTGGAGGATGAATACATTAGTAAATGTTAATTGGAATGGCCTTTAGACCCATGGATATCATATGATGTCATCTCTATTGGAATGATTGTTTGTTTTAAGGCTGTGGGATCCGTATATAATGGGGAGAGGTTTTTGACAAAATAATATCAAAATTTGTTTTACATCCCATCGAGCACGTATCTATTTAGGTCTGTTAGGGAACTGTATCTAAGAATATATAAAGTTCCTAAAATCTCACAAAAAAATAATAGCTCATTTGTCAGAAAGTAAAAAAAAATTATGTCGTAAAATCACTCGCAATATCCAATTACCCTTTGTTTATGAAATTGTATCTCTATATGCCATTTATTCGAACTGCATTACCAGGTGTGCAAGAGGTATCAAGGAAATGCTTTCTATGACATTCATAATTCATAAGAACATTTGAACACATTGAAAACTGGATAATAGGATTCCGGTTTATTTACATATAGGTTTCAAGAAATTCCCAACGAATCACATTAATGTCAGGGATTTTTGTAACTAGTGCAATAGCTCTAGCATTCATATCTCTTATTCTGGGTAATATTGTTCCAGTTTATTCGATTGAAACCCCTGCCAAACATGGTTCCCACATACCAATAACAGAATCAACCAAATTCTGACATAGAAAAGTATGGCTTCTCAGTCAATAATTTATCTAAATCATATACAGAACAAATCATAACATCATGCTACGATAATGATGATCACTGTCCTAGGATGGCTCTAGATGAGCTCAATAAAACAACAGGTGTGCAAACTGTTTTAGGAACTTTTTCGGATCTTATTAGGCTTTATGATGAAAACAATTACTCTTGTCATCATGAGGGTCATCATCTTGGGATGCGGTTGTATGATTATACAAGCAATTTGGAAGAGGCACTCAATCATGCTACAATACTCTGTGGAGGTTCAGTATACCATGGAATCTTTCAAAGCTTTTTTGGTGGAGAGCAATTTGTTCATAATACAGATAAAAATCAGATCGTGATTACACAGCTTTGCACTATGGGCCAAGAAAACGTCACCTAGTTACATGAACGAGACTGTATTCATGGAACAGGACATGGTTTAGTGAAATTATACAATTTCAACACTACAGATGCTGTTGATCGTTGTAATGAGTTTATACCACTATGGGCACAGAGCGCATGCTCAAGAGGTGTATTTATGGAGAACATCGATTATTTCTTAGAAACCGGCAAAGGTAATTTTGACAAAAATGACATTTATTATCCTTGCAACAGGACCGTTGAAAATTTTGCACCTCAGTGCTATTACTATTACCCAGAGTATAATTCGGAAAGAAATAATTTCACTCTAGGATACAATCTTACAGACATATTTGCTCAATGCGATAATATATCTCTAGGCAAATTTGTCAAATATTGCTATCAAGGTATTGGAAGGATGTTAGCACCATTTGCATATACAAATCCGGAACCATCAATTGCGGCTTGTGATTTTGGAAATCAGACTACCTATCATAATGATTGTTTGATAGGAATCCTGAAAACAATACTAAAGTCAGATGCAAAGACAGATGTTGGAGTCCAGTTCTGCAGTCTCTCAAAAGAAGATTTTAAAGCGACGCGTTACGAAATAGTAGGAATGTGGATTAAAACATTCCTATATCCTGACAAACAAGAATTAGAAAGCGAATGTGCTAAGGCACCTGATGTTAATTATGTTATCAAATGCATAAATGCAAATCCCAAGACTAGCTTAATTCTTCCTATGTTTGAACCAGTATAATTGATAGTAAACGACAATGCAGGCGACGGCTGACAACTTTGTTAGTGTGGATACGTTTGTGATTGCTCAAACCTTTGTTTCACTAGGAATTCAATTCTCAATACCAATGAGATATTTTAGTAAGATTGTAATCAAATCAATAATAAAAGTGATAATTTATGATATTATAAAAAATTATTTAAATATCCATACAATCGTCTTTAGATATGGGAAGGTTGGATATACAGTACATATTCTTTTATCTGATTTATCCTCTTAACGATCCCATGGTAAATCCTTTTATCATTTGTCTTTGGAAAGCCACGATGAGAATAATCACTGGCAATAGCGCTATAGTGATCCCTGCAGCCAGGTATCCCCATTCGATCCTGTACAAAGAGATGAATTGATATAAAGCCACCTGAAATAGAGTGGAATTTGGAGAATTTGCAAGTACTATCGGTAGAACAAATTCGTTCCAGGAAAAAATAAAAGAAAAAATCGACGCAACTGCGAAGCCGGGCATAGATAGTGGAATTGTAATTCTTCTCAATACCCCTATCCTTGAACAACCATCGATTAGTGCAGATTCTTCTAATTCTTTTGGTATAGTTTCAAAATAGTTTTTTAATAATATCACGTTTAACGGAATAATGAGTATTTGAAAGGTTAGAATCAGAGAAACGAGGGAATTAAGTAGTCCTAGATTTGCAAGAATACTATATAGAGGTATTATGTTTATTACTACCGGTATCATAAATAAACCCAGTATAAGAGAAAACAATATCCTTTTAGCTTTAAACTCAAATCGAGCCAGAGCGTACCCAGCTAAAGCACATATAGTAACATTTAGAATCATACTCCCAAAGCTAACAATTAAGCTATTGTATAGACTTTTTACAATGGTCGAATCTGTAAAGACAAAAGCATAATTTTCAAGAGTAACATGTTCTGGAATCAATTTTGGAGGAAAACTCATAGTTTCATCATTCGGTTTTAAAGACGTAGTAAAAACCCAAATCAATGGAAATAAAGTGAGCCCAATGAACGTAAATATCGCAATGTAAACAAAGGATTTTTCAATCTTTTCAATTGTATGACTGGAAAGTTTACCCAAGTTGTATATTATCCTCTCCGTTTCAATGCAATGATATAGATAAAAGCAACTACTATGTTGATTGATAACAATATTATTCCTGAGGCCGAACCTTTAGACAACAGTCCAAATTCAAATGCCTGCCTATACATGTATAGCGATGCGGGAGTACTTGCAAATAATGGATTACCTCCAGTCATTATTAAGGGTATTTCAAAAAAATTTATCGACCAGATAGTGATCAATATGATGTCAATTATTATGAATGATCTTATCATGGGAAGCGTTAGATAGAAAAACGACTTGATTTTAGAAGCGCCATCTACCTTAGCAGATTCATAAATAGATGGATTTATTGATAATAATCCTGCAGTGAGGAATAAGATAGTAAATGGTGTTCC
This Candidatus Nitrosocosmicus oleophilus DNA region includes the following protein-coding sequences:
- a CDS encoding alpha/beta fold hydrolase; this translates as MNHDTKLNENNLITNTNDNNYYKRQLVETYVDAFASSIKFYSRVYGAFIEAFSVPFTDAREDLKEIKKEAIVGNALMFTSYDKQQEIYDISEKIILSKIRNKFDTNFRDKAFVASLSEFIKSYCDIAKITGAGLIYQYFSNVNSFWNNEFIEPLRDVIYRTPCHKIHSENKYSLFHYDLPQENNHRQKNDEHEIVKKGMSSTKLASGGFTTPVSTPLLIIYAFINRNYILDLLPDSSIVRNFQKQGFDVYTTDWGTPSAYDKELTVGHYVNHYLTDAIDHILEHSNSEKVSLLGYCWGGDLALMLAALHPEKIKNIVTFATPGDFSVDNNLLSVWTKSINANSIVDTFGNTPSWFINSSFLLRSPIDFLHKYPHFFFEGKPKDIDSLIQFFATETWLYDSPPIIGEIYKQFVNDCYKKNLLIKNEMIIGKNDKIDLSKIKQPYLNVIAKRDDLVDPSSSRAINNAIGSVDKSTIEFNSGHVGACISSRAHEQLWPKVGDWLKSR
- a CDS encoding carbohydrate ABC transporter permease; this translates as MGKLSSHTIEKIEKSFVYIAIFTFIGLTLFPLIWVFTTSLKPNDETMSFPPKLIPEHVTLENYAFVFTDSTIVKSLYNSLIVSFGSMILNVTICALAGYALARFEFKAKRILFSLILGLFMIPVVINIIPLYSILANLGLLNSLVSLILTFQILIIPLNVILLKNYFETIPKELEESALIDGCSRIGVLRRITIPLSMPGFAVASIFSFIFSWNEFVLPIVLANSPNSTLFQVALYQFISLYRIEWGYLAAGITIALLPVIILIVAFQRQMIKGFTMGSLRG